One segment of Colias croceus chromosome 15, ilColCroc2.1 DNA contains the following:
- the LOC123698185 gene encoding uncharacterized protein LOC123698185, whose protein sequence is MTVLLFAAIHICSRIFVLFALSCYLYVYFFSVLWFLFVRTPQTKDWTTGMVELSLAGCSQVSVIKIVYAILFAKRIQTLVDSYLQFDAIKSPGESFAINLRVNLRKIKKRVIFVWSALIINGIAYISIPLMIPGRHFPEDLFVVYGLEPMFESPNFEIANFMMNISVVFTVFSLANVTSLILILVGYTEAHMLTLGEEMLNLWDKANQCTDAKTSIEDVHIEDMKNMFVKTQLAHIVHLHVVNIQNIKNLEYTFRLSKALEFLIGMYSIITELLGGIENTYVQMPFTFALIYIDCVGGQRLIDACEVFEEAVYSCNWENFNVENMKTVSIILQNSQKTLTLTAGGIAVLDYACMVAFVKMCYSMYTTLRMVVN, encoded by the exons ATGACTGTTCTTTTATTTGCAGCTATTCACATCTGTTCCCGCATCTTCGTCCTCTTTGCTCTCTCTTGCTACTTGTACGTGTATTTCTTCTCCGTATTGTGGTTCCTCTTCGTCCGGACACCCCAAACCAAAGACTGGACCACTGGTATGGTTGAGTTGTCCCTCGCTGGCTGTAGCCAGGTCTCAGTAATCAAAATTGTGTACGCCATTCTCTTCGC AAAAAGAATTCAAACTCTGGTGGACAGCTACTTACAATTTGACGCTATAAAGTCACCTGGAGAAAGCTTTGCTATTAACCTGAGAGTCAATTTAAGGAAGATAAAGAAACGTGTCATATTCGTATGGTCAGCGTTGATTATTAACGGCATAGCTTACATATCAATACCCTTGATGATACCCGGACGGCATTTCCCAGAAGACTTATTTGTAGTTTACG GTTTGGAACCAATGTTCGAGTCCCCAAATTTCGAGATCGCTAATTTCATGATGAACATAAGCGTAGTATTTACCGTATTCTCCTTAGCTAACGTAACATCACTTATACTTATCCTTGTTGGTTATACTGAAGCTCATATGCTAACTCTTGGTGAAGAAATGTTAAATCTATGGGACAAAGCTAACCAATGCACAGATGCAAAAACCTCAATCGAAGACGTTCATATAGAagatatgaaaaatatgtttgtgaAGACACAGCTGGCACATATAGTCCATTTACACGTTGtgaatatacaaaatataaaaaatttagagTATACATTTCGATTGTCGAAAGCGTTGGAATTTTTGATAGGAATGTACTCAATAATAACGGAACTGCTTGGAGGCATTGAAAACACATACGTACAGATGCCGTTTACATTTGCGTTAATTTATATAGACTGTGTTGGCGGACAGAGGTTGATAGATGCTTGTGAGGTTTTTGAAGAAGCTGTCTATAGCTGCAATTGGGAGAATTTTAACGTTGAAAACATGAAGACTGTGAGCATAATACTGCAGAATTCTCAAAAGACGTTGACCTTAACGGCTGGTGGTATAGCGGTCCTGGATTATGCTTGTATGGTAGCATTTGTTAAGATGTGTTACTCAATGTATACTACTTTAAGGATGGTTGTAAATTAA
- the LOC123697842 gene encoding uncharacterized protein LOC123697842, with translation MLERLKKFGLNHCDLQTMIANVSVFLRLLVINIDKRDKNKIPLISYIVTFVASACYFYVYIVSMVWFVFWRCVETGDTIAGIVVFSLGIASEIATFKLLYMYMYSETIKNIVAGYITLDSEVIPGSRKSYYLTKFLRSVKKRAILFWCVIVSNGCVYIGKAVLLPGRHFMEDSFIFLGLEPMFETPNYQIAFLANTMGVFFTCYLTSSISAFFIIIAGYTEAQMLAISEDLIHLWDDANKDILNTIDQDESEASTRQVEVNNNVNKRLIEIIKCHTMNIDLIKRIENVFQGAIAVEFLLLIVSLIAELLGGLENTYLQLPFALMQVAMDCITGQRLMDSSLTFAMAVYDSKWENFDVKNAKIVLLMLQNAQKTLKLSAGGITMLSFACLMSVLRSIYSAYTTLRSTMN, from the exons ATGTTGGAACGACTAAAGAAATTTGGACTGAATCACTGCGACTTGCAGACCATGATTGCGAATGTGTCTGTTTTCTTACGCCTACTTGTGATTAATATTGATAAACGAGATAAAAACA AAATTCCTTTGATATCTTACATAGTGACATTCGTAGCTTCAGCTTGCTACTTCTATGTATACATTGTGTCCATGGTTTGGTTCGTTTTCTGGCGTTGTGTGGAGACTGGTGACACCATCGCTGGGATCGTGGTCTTTTCACTTGGTATAGCTAGTGAGATCGCTACTTTTAAACTcttgtatatgtatatgtacag TGAAACTATAAAGAACATAGTCGCAGGTTATATTACCTTGGACAGTGAAGTGATCCCAGGCAGTCGAAAATCCTACTACTTGACTAAATTTCTTAGATCTGTGAAAAAACGGGCCATTTTGTTTTGGTGTGTTATCGTCAGTAATGGTTGCGTGTACATTGGAAAAGCTGTCCTGCTTCCTGGAAGGCATTTCATGGAGGactcttttatatttttgg GACTTGAACCAATGTTTGAGACGCCAAACTATCAAATTGCTTTTTTAGCCAATACCATGGGTGTTTTCTTTACGTGTTATTTAACGTCGAGCATAAGCGCATTCTTCATAATAATAGCTGGTTACACAGAAGCTCAAATGTTGGCTATTAGTGAAGATCTTATTCATTTATGGGATGATGCCAATAAAGATATTCTTAATACTATTGATCAGGATGAAAGTGAAGCTTCTACAAGACAAGTTGAAGTAAACAATAACGTAAACAAACGTTTAatcgaaataattaaatgccACACAATGAacatagatttaataaaaaggaTCGAAAATGTTTTCCAAGGAGCGATAGCAGTAGAGTTTCTACTTTTAATAGTGTCTTTAATAGCAGAACTGCTGGGTGGTTTAGagaatacatatttacaactGCCATTTGCATTGATGCAAGTTGCAATGGACTGTATAACAGGACAGAGGCTGATGGATTCCAGTTTAACGTTCGCTATGGCAGTTTATGACAGCAAGTGGGAGAATTTTGATGTAAAAAATGCTAAAATTGTTCTGCTGATGTTACAAAATGCACAGAAGACTTTGAAGCTGTCTGCGGGTGGTATAACAATGCTTAGTTTTGCTTGCCTCATGTCGGTGTTAAGGTCTATTTATTCGGCTTATACTACGCTCCGGAGTACCATGAATTAG
- the LOC123698186 gene encoding uncharacterized protein LOC123698186, whose amino-acid sequence MTSRIQRIIVTLKTYGADHCDLETMFLNIGALLRLVSVNIFKNNQKRIHIISHIFVVIALSCYIKRIQTLVDSYLQFDAMKPPGQSFAINLRVNLRKIKKRVIFIWSALIINGIAYIVIPLVTPGRHFPEDLFVVYGLEPMFETPNFEIANFMMNISIVFSVFSLANVTALILILVGYTEAQMLTLGEEMLNLWDKANQYTDATTKIENVNIEDMKNMFVKTQLAQIAHLHVVNIQNIRKLEYTFRLSKALEFLIGMNSIITELLGGIENTFIQMPYTFALIYIDCVAGQRLIDACEVFEEAVYSCNWENFNVENMKTVSIILQNSQKTLTLTAGGIAVLDYTCMVSFFKFCYSMYTTLRMVVD is encoded by the exons ATGACTTCTAGAATACAACGCATTATTGTTACATTAAAAACGTACGGTGCAGATCACTGTGACTTAGAGACTATGTTTTTAAACATAGGAGCCTTGCTGCGACTGGTCAGcgttaatattttcaaaaataatcaaaaac GTATCCACATCATTTCCCACATTTTTGTCGTCATTGCTCTCTCTTGCTACAT AAAAAGAATCCAAACTCTGGTGGACAGCTATTTACAATTTGACGCTATGAAGCCTCCTGGACAAAGCTTTGCTATTAACCTGAGAGTAAATTTAAGGAAAATAAAGAAACGTGTTATATTCATATGGTCAGCGTTGATTATTAACGGTATAGCATACATTGTTATACCCTTAGTGACACCTGGAAGACACTTCCCAGAAGACTTATTTGTAGTTTACG GCTTGGAACCAATGTTTGAAACtccaaattttgaaattgctAATTTTATGATGAACATTAGCATAGTTTTTAGTGTGTTTTCCTTAGCTAATGTAACGGCACTTATACTTATCCTTGTTGGTTATACTGAAGCACAAATGTTAACTCTTGGTGAAGAAATGTTAAATCTATGGGACAAAGCTAATCAATACACAGATGCAACAACAAAAAttgaaaacgtaaatatagaagatatgaaaaatatgtttgttaaaaCCCAGCTTGCGCAAATAGCTCATTTACACGTAGtgaatatacaaaatataagaaaGCTAGAGTATACATTTCGTTTATCAAAAGCGTTGGAATTTTTGATCGGTATGAACTCCATAATAACTGAACTGCTTGGAGGCATTGAAAACACATTCATACAGATGCCTTACACGTTTgcattaatttatatagacTGTGTTGCTGGTCAGAGGTTGATAGATGCTTGTGAGGTTTTTGAAGAAGCTGTCTATAGCTGCAATTGGGAGAACTTTAACGTTGAAAACATGAAGACTGTGAGCATAATACTGCAGAATTCTCAAAAAACTTTGACCTTAACGGCTGGTGGCATAGCAGTCCTGGATTATACTTGTATGGTGTCGTTTTTTAAGTTCTGTTACTCAATGTATACTACTTTAAGGATGGTGGTTGATTAA
- the LOC123697832 gene encoding cytochrome P450 4V2-like isoform X1 produces the protein MYLWVYLCVILCICIYLTTLALSWRAKRNYAHLPTYTNYPIIGAIYKFYGDTQNVFKRFCEMTDIAEKTDMPFALWVGPVPCLVLNDPDDIRVASNAFVDKPYYYSFAKVWLGDGLVTAPGWIWKKNVKKIASTFIGPAIDSYQTIFNENADKLVKYLKPEVDGDFFDSMPHFSLSTMETICQAGLGVSKISENFVTDTYYKAFNRTLELIIFRGMNLFMHWDFIYRFTASHKEMLECVSVLHKVSSTVIKEKKTARKLKESANKDGAENEEEKPSIKAFIDLMLEMSEKDPSFTESQILAEINTIILAGQETVATTLFYTLLVIGSRKDVQQNLYDEIKRVLGDRKDVQKEDLAQLTYCEAVINESLRLYPPVVGVMRYADNDLKLKSVTVTKGTTVLLNLWGVSRSPRHWGSDAEEFKPERWLPPNNPSVYAHLPFSSGKRACIGKRYAMAFLKTIYVHVLREYEVISQDTFNKMEFKLDIALRPVNGHLMKLRLRD, from the exons atgtATCTCTGGGTGTACTtgtgtgttattttatgtatatgcATATATTTAACAACGCTAGCGTTAAGCTGGCGTGCTAAGAGAAATTATGCACATTTACCGACATATACCAACTATCCTATTATTGGAGctatctataaattttatggaGATACACAAA ATGTTTTCAAACGTTTCTGTGAAATGACGGACATAGCAGAGAAAACTGACATGCCGTTTGCATTGTGGGTTGGACCAGTTCCCTGCTTgg TTCTCAACGACCCAGACGACATTCGTGTGGCATCCAACGCGTTCGTAGATAAGCCTTATTACTACAGCTTCGCGAAAGTGTGGCTTGGAGATGGATTAGTGACAGCGCCGG GTTGGATATGGAAAAAGAATGTAAAGAAAATAGCCAGCACGTTCATCGGACCTGCTATAGACAGCTATCAGACAATTTTCAATGAAAACGCGGACAAATTGGTTAAGTATTTGAAACCTGAAGTTGACGGTGACTTCTTCGACTCCATGCCGCACTTCTCTCTGTCTACCATGGAAACAATATGTC AAGCAGGACTTGGTGTGTCAAAAATATCGGAGAATTTCGTCACAGACACGTATTACAAGGCCTTTAACCGCACTTTAGAGCTGATCATATTTAGAGGGATGAATCTCTTTATGCATTGGGACTTCATCTACCGCTTCACAGCATCTCATAAGGAAATGTTGGAATGCGTCTCTGTGCTACATAAGGTGTCGAGTAct gTAATTAAGGAAAAGAAAACTGCAAGAAAACTTAAGGAGAGTGCAAACAAAGATGGAGCTGAGAATG AAGAAGAAAAGCCCAGTATTAAAGCGTTCATAGATCTGATGCTCGAAATGAGTGAAAAGGACCCGAGTTTTACGGAAAGTCAGATTTTAGCAGAAATCAATACGATCATATTAGCTGGACAGGAGACGGTTGCCACTACACTGTTTTATACTCTTCTTGTTATTGGAAGCCGAAAGGATGTTCAGCAGAATCTATATGATGA AATCAAAAGAGTCCTGGGTGACAGGAAGGATGTCCAAAAGGAAGATCTTGCGCAGCTCACATACTGCGAAGCTGTTATTAACGAGAGTCTTCGCTTGTATCCACCAGTTGTTGGTGTGATGAGATACGCTGATAATGATTTGAAGCTTA AATCAGTCACGGTAACAAAGGGAACCACGGTACTTCTGAACCTTTGGGGCGTGTCAAGGTCACCAAGGCATTGGGGATCTGATGCTGAGGAGTTCAAACCAGAAAGATGGCTGCCTCCCAACAATCCAAGTGTTTACGCGCATCTTCCATTTAGCTCGGGCAAGAGGGCATGTATAG GAAAGAGATATGCTATGGCGTTTTTGAAGACAATATACGTGCATGTACTTCGCGAGTATGAAGTTATATCCCAAGATACTTTCAACAAAATGGAATTCAAATTGGATATCGCACTTCGACCTGTCAACGGCCATCTCATGAAACTACGGTTACGAGATTGA
- the LOC123697835 gene encoding uncharacterized protein LOC123697835 — MEKTSMMSFRKFGLDYCDLPTMLENLDIVLRVFNVKIHENNDGPINIFLYILWIISNICYYYVYVFSVSWFVIVRCPQTGNLIAVSVVISLAMCSQPSFIKMFYMIIYKKKVQSLIQNYLLLNLLVKPESSFSKNLHIQLRFIKKRATTVWATMAMNGILYIAVPIFMPGRHLAEDFLVIYGLEPMLESPNFEIASAMIGISVYLCVCSLGSITAMNLIIIGYSESQMISLSKELNYLWQDAKDFTTSLQKSIVYKYAKKTSIINTYITERLKEIIFLHIRNIQVIEEFESVFSITKAIEFIFIILAIISELLGGIENTYLQIPFSFVLILMECFAGQKLMDACEMFERAIYNCNWEKFNVTNRRTILMMLVSAQKTLSISAGGMAALNFACLLSVMKFSYSTYNTLRLMVN; from the exons atggaaAAGACTTCAATGATGAGTTTTCGTAAATTCGGTCTAGATTATTGTGATTTGCCAACAATGCTTGAAAATCTAGACATCGTGCTAAGAGTATTCAATGTTAAGatacatgaaaataatgatGGCC CTATCAACATCTTCCTCTACATTCTCTGGATTATCAGCAACATCTGCTATTACTATGTATACGTCTTCTCCGTGAGTTGGTTCGTGATCGTCAGATGTCCTCAAACCGGGAACCTCATCGCTGTGTCTGTTGTGATCTCCCTGGCTATGTGCAGCCAGCCTTCCTTCATTAAAATGTTCTATATGATCATTTATAA GAAAAAAGTTCAGAGCCTAATCCAAAACTATCTCCTTCTAAACCTACTAGTGAAACCTGAAAGCTCATTCTCGAAGAATCTGCACATACAACTCCGATTTATCAAGAAACGTGCTACCACAGTATGGGCTACTATGGCCATGAATGGTATTTTATACATCgctgtacctatatttatgcCTGGAAGACATTTGGCTGAGGATTTCCTTGTTATCTATG GATTGGAACCAATGCTCGAATCTCCCAACTTCGAGATAGCATCTGCCATGATTGGAATCAGTGTTTACTTATGCGTGTGTTCTCTCGGCAGTATCACAGCCatgaatttaataatcatAGGTTACAGTGAATCCCAAATGATATCCCTTAGCAAGGAACTCAACTACCTATGGCAAGACGCCAAAGACTTTACCACGTCACTTCAGAAAAGCATTGTATATAAATACGCTAAGAAAACCAGTATAATCAACACATACATAACCGAGCGGCTAAAAGAAATCATATTCTTACATATAAGGAACATACAAGTCATAGAAGAATTCGAAAGCGTTTTTAGCATCACTAAAGCGATTGAGTTCATATTTATCATACTGGCTATTATATCAGAACTGCTTGGAGGCATTGAGAACACATATTTGCAGATAcctttttcatttgttttgatACTGATGGAGTGTTTTGCTGGGCAAAAGCTGATGGACGCTTGTGAAATGTTCGAAAGGGCAATATACAATTGCAATTGGGAGAAGTTCAATGTAACCAACAGGAGAACCATCTTGATGATGCTTGTAAGTGCTCAGAAAACTTTGAGCATATCAGCAGGTGGGATGGCTGCACTGAATTTTGCGTGTCTCCTATCTGTTATGAAGTTCAGTTATTCGACCTACAATACCCTGAGATTAATGGTGAATTGA
- the LOC123697832 gene encoding cytochrome P450 4C1-like isoform X2, whose amino-acid sequence MYLWVYLCVILCICIYLTTLALSWRAKRNYAHLPTYTNYPIIGAIYKFYGDTQNVFKRFCEMTDIAEKTDMPFALWVGPVPCLVLNDPDDIRVASNAFVDKPYYYSFAKVWLGDGLVTAPGWIWKKNVKKIASTFIGPAIDSYQTIFNENADKLVKYLKPEVDGDFFDSMPHFSLSTMETICQAGLGVSKISENFVTDTYYKAFNRTLELIIFRGMNLFMHWDFIYRFTASHKEMLECVSVLHKVSSTVIKEKKTARKLKESANKDGAENEEEKPSIKAFIDLMLEMSEKDPSFTESQILAEINTIILAGQETVATTLFYTLLVIGSRKDVQQNLYDEIKRVLGDRKDVQKEDLAQLTYCEAVINESLRLYPPVVGVMRYADNDLKLKSVTVTKGTTVLLNLWGVSRSPRHWGSDAEEFKPERWLPPNNPSVYAHLPFSSGKRACIGK is encoded by the exons atgtATCTCTGGGTGTACTtgtgtgttattttatgtatatgcATATATTTAACAACGCTAGCGTTAAGCTGGCGTGCTAAGAGAAATTATGCACATTTACCGACATATACCAACTATCCTATTATTGGAGctatctataaattttatggaGATACACAAA ATGTTTTCAAACGTTTCTGTGAAATGACGGACATAGCAGAGAAAACTGACATGCCGTTTGCATTGTGGGTTGGACCAGTTCCCTGCTTgg TTCTCAACGACCCAGACGACATTCGTGTGGCATCCAACGCGTTCGTAGATAAGCCTTATTACTACAGCTTCGCGAAAGTGTGGCTTGGAGATGGATTAGTGACAGCGCCGG GTTGGATATGGAAAAAGAATGTAAAGAAAATAGCCAGCACGTTCATCGGACCTGCTATAGACAGCTATCAGACAATTTTCAATGAAAACGCGGACAAATTGGTTAAGTATTTGAAACCTGAAGTTGACGGTGACTTCTTCGACTCCATGCCGCACTTCTCTCTGTCTACCATGGAAACAATATGTC AAGCAGGACTTGGTGTGTCAAAAATATCGGAGAATTTCGTCACAGACACGTATTACAAGGCCTTTAACCGCACTTTAGAGCTGATCATATTTAGAGGGATGAATCTCTTTATGCATTGGGACTTCATCTACCGCTTCACAGCATCTCATAAGGAAATGTTGGAATGCGTCTCTGTGCTACATAAGGTGTCGAGTAct gTAATTAAGGAAAAGAAAACTGCAAGAAAACTTAAGGAGAGTGCAAACAAAGATGGAGCTGAGAATG AAGAAGAAAAGCCCAGTATTAAAGCGTTCATAGATCTGATGCTCGAAATGAGTGAAAAGGACCCGAGTTTTACGGAAAGTCAGATTTTAGCAGAAATCAATACGATCATATTAGCTGGACAGGAGACGGTTGCCACTACACTGTTTTATACTCTTCTTGTTATTGGAAGCCGAAAGGATGTTCAGCAGAATCTATATGATGA AATCAAAAGAGTCCTGGGTGACAGGAAGGATGTCCAAAAGGAAGATCTTGCGCAGCTCACATACTGCGAAGCTGTTATTAACGAGAGTCTTCGCTTGTATCCACCAGTTGTTGGTGTGATGAGATACGCTGATAATGATTTGAAGCTTA AATCAGTCACGGTAACAAAGGGAACCACGGTACTTCTGAACCTTTGGGGCGTGTCAAGGTCACCAAGGCATTGGGGATCTGATGCTGAGGAGTTCAAACCAGAAAGATGGCTGCCTCCCAACAATCCAAGTGTTTACGCGCATCTTCCATTTAGCTCGGGCAAGAGGGCATGTATAGGCAAGTAA